DNA sequence from the Candidatus Fluviicola riflensis genome:
CGGACCACCAGTTCATCCTCTTTTTTCTTGATTTTCTGTTCTGCTTTTTCCGCCGGACGGTAATCTGCCACAGCCGCTGAAAAAATACCAACATCCTGTTTATTCCATTCCTGCTGAACGGTTTCCAATAATTCCACAGCCGATTGAATGTGAATCAACCGTAAATTCGGATGTTCCAGCTTACATTGCGTTGGCCCGGTGATCAGTGTTACTTCCGCTCCTTTTTTCAACGCTTGTTCGGCAAGGGCAAATCCCATTTTTCCGGAAGAATGATTTCCGATAAAACGAACAGGATCAATGGCCTCGTAAGTTGGGCCGGCAGTGATGAGGATTTTTTTACCGGCATACGATTTATCGGAACTGAAATGATTGTCAATCACCTGGAAAAGCGTTTCGGGTTCGACCATTCTTCCATAACCAACCAATCCGGAAGCTAATTCTCCTGATTCGGCGGGAATGATATGTGCACCATCTTGTTGCAAACGTTCAAGATTCCTGGCAGTTGTAGGATGTGCGTACATATCCAGATCCATAGCCGGAGCAATATAAACCGGACATTTTGCACTGAGAAATGTTGCCATCAGGAAATTATCAGAAAATCCGTATGCCATTTTGGCGAGCGAACCGGCTGTTACCGGTGCAAACAACATCACATCGGCCCACAAAGCCCATTCTACATGATTGGTCCATGCGCCGGTTTTCGGATCATAAAAGTCAATCGCAACAGGATGTTCGGAAAGTGTGGAAACGGTAAGCGGGGTGATAAAATCAGAAGAGGCAGGAGTCATCATACATCTGACCTCTGCCCCTTGTTTTTTCAATAAGCGTATAAGCGATGCTATTTTATATGCTGCTATGCCACCTGTAATTCCAAGCAACACATGCTTTCCATGCATCGACATCTGAATTTATTCTTCGATTTTACGAACGTAAATGGCGTCGTCCTTCATTTCTTCAATAGCAATTGCTACCGATTTCGGCAATTTCTCGTAGTAACGTGAGATTTCAATTTGCTCACGGTTTTCGAAAATTTCTTCCAAGTTATCTGTTGAAGAAGCAAACTCCTGCAATTTTGTAGTCAGTTCTTCTTTCATAGAAGTGCTGATTTGATTGGAACGTTTCGCCATTACTACGATAGACTCATAGATGTTGCCCGTGTTTTTTTCCAAATCAATAGTGTCGCGTGTTACGGTAGAACGTTCAGCATTCGTGTTTTTGAAACTCATTTCTTCTGATTTAACTCATTTTTAAGGGGTGGTTTTCGGCACTACGATAGCGTCTAGTTTCCCCAAATAATTATCGAATTCGCGAAGATAGGTAGATTCCGGAAACTCTGCAAGAAAAACGTTGTATCT
Encoded proteins:
- the coaBC gene encoding bifunctional phosphopantothenoylcysteine decarboxylase/phosphopantothenate--cysteine ligase CoaBC, producing MSMHGKHVLLGITGGIAAYKIASLIRLLKKQGAEVRCMMTPASSDFITPLTVSTLSEHPVAIDFYDPKTGAWTNHVEWALWADVMLFAPVTAGSLAKMAYGFSDNFLMATFLSAKCPVYIAPAMDLDMYAHPTTARNLERLQQDGAHIIPAESGELASGLVGYGRMVEPETLFQVIDNHFSSDKSYAGKKILITAGPTYEAIDPVRFIGNHSSGKMGFALAEQALKKGAEVTLITGPTQCKLEHPNLRLIHIQSAVELLETVQQEWNKQDVGIFSAAVADYRPAEKAEQKIKKKEDELVVRLIKNPDILAWAGAHKTNTQCVVGFALETNNGLENAQEKLQRKQLDAIVLNEMGEPGVGFGGDTNRVQLITKSNKITRFELQSKTEIAEQLLYALREIIL
- a CDS encoding RNA polymerase Rpb6 — encoded protein: MSFKNTNAERSTVTRDTIDLEKNTGNIYESIVVMAKRSNQISTSMKEELTTKLQEFASSTDNLEEIFENREQIEISRYYEKLPKSVAIAIEEMKDDAIYVRKIEE